Proteins from a genomic interval of Scomber scombrus chromosome 11, fScoSco1.1, whole genome shotgun sequence:
- the LOC133990580 gene encoding junctophilin-1-like isoform X1: MTGGRFDFDDGGTYCGGWEDGKAHGHGVCTGPKGQGEYSGSWSNGFEVVGVYTWPSGNLFQGYWTQGKRHGLGVETKGRWIYRGEWAHGFKGRYGVRQSQNTPARYEGTWSNGLQDGYGVETYGDGDQILT; encoded by the exons ATGACGGGCGGTCGGTTCGACTTTGACGACGGAGGCACCTACTGCGGAGGCTGGGAGGATGGGAAAGCCCACGGCCACGGCGTGTGCACCGGACCCAAGGGCCAGGGAGAGTACTCGGGCTCCTGGTCCAATGGTTTCGAGGTGGTGGGCGTCTACACCTGGCCCAGCGGGAACTTGTTCCAGGGCTACTGGACGCAGGGGAAGAGACACGGGCTCGGTGTAGAAACCAAAGGGAGGTGGATTTACCGGGGAGAGTGGGCTCACGGGTTCAAGGGTCGGTACGGGGTCCGACAGAGTCAGAACACACCGGCCAGGTATGAAGGTACCTGGAGTAACGGACTGCAGGACGGATATGGTGTAGAGACGTACGGTGATGGAG ATCAGATCCTGACCTGA